The genome window ctgagctaaccggctgcccctgcacctggattcctgacccacaaaaatgGAGCTAATAAGTGTTATTTTCAGCCATTACATTTTGGAGCAATTTGTTTCACAGCAATAGCTAACTAATACAACAGGAGATAGCTCCTCTGTTTAAGGTTTCAGTATTACCCCCTTTTACCTGGATCTTCAGCCTGGGTACCCAGTCCACAACCATGGAAGTCCAATGCTTTTCATGTCTGATCAGACAACAGGATTGTCAAATCTGTGTCTAATTGGACATTTAAGTATCTAAAATTGGGTTGAAGAAGTCCACTGAAATTTCATCTTACAGTATCACGGATCATAAACATAACACATTAAGCAATGAGGTAAACTGGAGGTATTACAATTCTCTGGAGGGAGTGAGAAAAGATAATCAGTAGACACTAACATGGAAGACAAATCAGATGTTGAaattatctgacaaggatttAAAGCGGCCATcacaaaaatgctttaaaaagcaaTCATGAACATgctttaaacaaatgaaaaaaaaacacagaaaatctcagtaaagaaatagaaaacataaagaatcatgtggaaattttagaattgaaagatacaataaacaaaataaaaactcagtgaTGGGCTCAACAGCAGAATGAAGGTAACAAGAGGAAATAATCGGTAAACTTGAagatagaacaatagaaattacccaataTGAACAGCAGAAAAACCAGactataaaaaatgtgaatagagCCTCAAAGACTTGTGGGGGTATAAGAAAATACCTGACATTCATGTCATAGGATGatagatttctcatcagaaaccatggagtcCAGAAGAAAGTGGTATAGCAttttttaagtgctgaaagaaaagattgTCAACTCAGAATCCTGTAtctagtgaaaatatccttcaggaatgaaggggaaaaCTAGACATTCTCAGATGCAGGAAAATTGAGAGAATGTGTTTCCACAGACTTTAAAAGAATGGCTAAAGAAtgttcagaagaaaggaaaggaaacaataaaagaagaaattttggaacatcatgaagaaagaaaaaagaaaaatatgggtaaatagaatttcctctctttcctaaattatgtttgatggttgaagcaaaaattataacactgaCGAAGTTCTCAATCATTACGACAATTTTATGGTAAATGCCGGAGCGTAAAGGGACATAAAGGGAAGTAAGGTTTCTACACCTGATTTAATCTGGTAAAATGTCGAAACCAGTAGACTGTTAAGCTATGTATGTACAAATGTAAtacctagagcaaccactaaatgTCTCTGTAAAGAGATATACTCAAAAACAATATAggtaaaatcaaaatggaattccaAAAAATGTTTGTACCCCACAGGAAGGCAGAgattgatacatgctacatggACCTCAAGGCATTGTGCCCAATAAAAAACCCCATTTTAAAAGTCACATACTGtaagatattatttatataaaattctccCAATGACAAAATGATTGGGATAGAGAGTAGATGACCcattgccaggggttagggatggtgggggaggggaagttggTTTGACTCTAAAGGGGCAGCACATGGGAGGATCTTTGTGGTGACAGAACAGTTCTGTATCTCGATAGTGTGGTTACACTGATCTACACGTGACAAAATGCCACAAAACTATGCACACCATTGTACTAATGTCCATTCTGTGTTCTACCCTCTTTCTCCATGTGGTTTACAGCCATCATGGTCTCATCCACCCACTTCCATCACCACCTTGATACTCTCTTCTCGACTTTTCCTCTATACTGCTCAGTGCCGGCATGACAGTGCTAACTGGATGTCTTTTTGCTCCTCTACTCTCAACATATCTTAAATTTAGCTCCTCACCCCACCTGTTCCCACCTCTCTATGTTTTGCCATCTTTCTACCCGCCACCCACCAGTCATCCTTACCTTTCCCTCCCCCTGGCCTCCCATTGCCAAGTACTTGATTTGTTTTAGAGGAGtctttcttaaattcatttctattttcgCTGTCACCATTACAGTTCCAGACCCCATGAACTCTAGTTTAAAACTTGATGAGAAATTCCTAATGGGCCATTGGGCCTCCAAACTCTCACAAATCTTATCCAGTCTCTGTACAGCGAATATCAGAGTATCCTTTGATGCAATAAGTTGAAAGTTATATATACAGGGcaagaagggaaagggggaatATAGAGATCCGAATAGAAGTCAAgtaagacatttttccaaaggcaGTGAAATACATTTacctaatttaaaatttctcttcacATAGTTATACAAATTTTAGTCAACAATGAGTCTTTCTCTCTCAGTAAAAGTGCAAAATACATACCTTGACTCTACGAGTAATGCTCAGGAACTGACAAGTTTTATCATAAAGTTCTTCCAGGTTTTCTCTGTCCCAGTAGAAATCAGGAGTAATCAAGAAATCCGAACTCAAGTTTACATGGTgtcttaaaaaaaggaaaatgataactttttatttctatcttgaaTTAAAAATCATGGtctctattatattttttatttacatggtGCTTTATGACAATGTTTTTTAATGCTGACTTTTAATACTTTTGAGAAACACATAACTAAAAAATTGATAAGAACTAAAAAATTTGCAACCAATTAATTCAATctttaatattaatatcatttataaagtagtttaaaaacaaaatgagaggtttttttttcctatttctaaacttttttcattaaaactttttacAATATACACAAACATTTTCTTGTGGACAGGTAACCATGTggctcaaaaagaaaaagaaaaaggtaaaacttGACCAATCTTATTCCTATTCTTAATcccatctttccctttctcctaccCCCTATAGGTAACCAATGTTAGTTTTCTCTGTATCCTTCCAGTGTTTATGCAAATGCTGGACAAGCAGatagatacacatataaacacacacccacataagtctctctctcttgttttatatctttgttGTACATAAGAGGTCGAAGCTTACTTTTAAGTGAACACGTAAGTTGTAGAAGTAACATATAACTGTTcactataaaataagaaaatacactaGAGAGTTTTAAGAAAACAGTGGTGGGCCCTTTTATTTTAACACATGACTCAACTCCTTTAGGCCCTGCAAACACTTTGCTGTATCCTTCCAGATCTTTTTCTATGCatacatgagtgtgtgtgtgtacatgcacatatgTGTGGTATGTACACATATCAAGATAaataggaatatttatttttgtttgcttacaCAATTGCGATCATACCATAtataatttagatttattttttcacataacgTGCCATGTTTCCATTCATAGATTTACCACATTTAATAACATAACCACTTTTATTGTAAAAAGAAGATTAAGAATAGTAAGACTCTATAGAGATTATTCACAAACCTAAGTATATTCAGGCTTAACTTCTGAGTTTTGACGTTATGATTTGCTGTATGAAATTCTGCTTGCATTGCCaagagagagatgagaagaaTCTCTCTACCTCATTTCTTAGAGAATTCAAGGCTTTAGATGTGCTGTGGGGTGCTCCTGATAAAGggggttttaatttttgttggtaCTTTGAATTAGGGCTTCTGAACTATGAGAAATGCATAGAGGATGAAACACTGGACCACTTATGCTCTCCAGGCCaaggataccgtgtttccccaaaaataagacctaccccgaaaataagccccagttaagatcgtcagccagacggacgcatttagtacattatgacgatgttccagaagaagatgacgtgactgtattggaataaatgtagattgttgtacatgaaaaaataagacagcccctgaaaatatgccctaatgtgtcttttggagcaaaaattaatataagacccagtcttatttttggggaaacacggtacaaggAGAATGTGGAAAAACAACTCGTAGATAAACTACTTAGAATGAATTCTAGTAACTCATCCCATAGACTGGAGGGGACAAAACACTGAACTTGACTGCCAAAACACTGAACTTTTAGTGAGAATAATGCCAAGATTCAAGATTTCATTCCATAAATCCCAGAAAAATTACAATAAAGTAAACTGAAAATTTTTGGGACACTTATTTAAAATGATGCACCATTATGTTTCATCAATTTGACGACACAGTTCTTCCCATTTTACCATCTCCGAAAATGGGAGGCATCTTTAAAATTTACGATGTCTTACAGGTGGCAGTTGGGACTTAGTTGTCATTGCCTTCAACAATTTATTTCCCTTAtgctttcctttttatgtatGCCCAAGAGGGAATGTGATAGAATCTATATCCAAATAAGACTAAAAGAGCTATTTCAGCAAGTGcaaaaagtaaattttcagaTCAAGTATCATAGTCTAACTGGCAGCATTTTCCTTCTCCCGTGGCATCTTATGGTGTCTCTGTCAATGAAATATGGTACATAACTTTTCTGTAGCAATTAGGTCTATTTAGCATTATGATGCAGtgaaagatttttactaaaaattgccATTATCCAAATTCTAGAATGTATCTTTCTACCTTCAAAGGACATTGACTATGCTCCCTGATGTAGGTTTAATGTAGATTAATTATGATTTCTTTTGCACGTGCAGAATTTCTCCCAGTATAGTCCTAATATAGCCCAACTGCTTGTAATGGGTAAGAGTTCTGCTTATAAAGAATGAAACCAAACCAGCTGCATGTCCCATAAAGGTGCAGATATTGGCTCTTtactacagaaatacagaaatgttttcttaagatcattaaatatatcaaatattttatatcacagAGGAAATTCTACCTTAGGGCAAACAGTTCACCCATTTTCTGCATAACTTCTTCATGAGATAGTTTCACTTTCTTCCCAgcttttaaagcctattttggagggaaataaaatacatacatacatacatacatacatacgtacatacatacatacacacatacatatatctgataagtaATTGGTCCATAAAAGCAAATTCTGAAGCAGCATAATTTTAATCTGATGCAAATGATATATCTTGGATGAATGTCTCTCAGTTATCTCACTCTGAGATAATCAATCAATTAAACTTATTAGGTAGAAATTTTAtattcccttttttcatttccctctcaCCAGCATTTTCTATGATGTACGTTCCCAATCTCTTATTGAAAATTCAGGGCCTCTTTCCCTGAATATAATTAGATTATTCTtacacagtaaaaaaaattaattacagtaaacatgatttttaatgtattttgaaattttgatataACTTATAGGTATATTTCATGCcattatttatcttataacttaggaaaacacttttttttaatcaagaaaagtgctcataatttccttccttagaaacacttcactttttttctttaactcagttatattaaaaatattgcacCATCAGAGGAAAGTAATtcgaattttaaattaaaaaaaaccaatatGAAGTTTTCTATTTCATCACTTTATATGTAACAGGGGattccttttttcacttaaattcaGTATAGCTTTCTCAGTGTTTATTATGTCTTTATTGTACtcctaaatatattattatagtgggaaatttgtgtttttcccaaATAGAAATCAATCCTtgaaaataagcataaaattGGTATAATTACCTCTGGAATTGACTGAATAGATTCAACAAATTTATCCAGTGATGCTTCCCAAATAGCCAGTTTCACTGGGGAAAAAAGTTCACAATGGAACATTCTTTATCATCATATTCATGTTTATACAAAATGCATCATTGCACAGTACCTGCACTGCCATTTCAACAATACTTTAAGAAGCAGATGTGCTAAAAATTTGGAACTGAAATTTAAGAATACTTCATTATTATAAAAGGACAGCACTAcagtggaaaaagaagaaatgaagtcgATTTCCAAACCCTGTTGGCAGAACGAAGctatgtttggtagaattcctgATTTTCTAATATTGCACCTTGGGAACCCAGGCAGTATAAGGAACAGCCTGGATTGAAGGCTGCCTCGTAGAGGGGGCAGGAACCCGGCTCTCCCCACCTGCCTTCACACTCCTCAAGGCTGAGTACAGCTCAGAAGCCCCTGAGCCTCCGAGAGTGTGGTGTGGACAGgcgacagcagcagcagcccagtGTAGACTGATGCCATAAAATTCGTAGAGAACATCTACAGTTTTATACAAGAGCCTGGATCTGTCAGAAAAAATCTAGAGACACTGTGACTCtcccatttctgtgaaaaactaGAGAACATTTTTCTACACAGGGCTGGGCTTTCTGTGCCTGGATTAAAGACAACCTACGAATAATCACCacacagagaggagaggaaaataaaagtaataatagtaatgatataaaaagtatttttggaGAGGGTAGGCTTTATCAATGCAATTAATAAAGAATGAGCAGCTTCAGCCCAGATACTATATTTCATactctattatattttttttctattggagggaaagaaaaaaggaatgtagAACTTTGCTGGGTATGAAAACATGCCAAAAtctttactaaatatttaaacttCCTTCGTGAAGTGAAAACTATGGAATACTTTCTCTGCTGAGTAGTATTGACTTACCTGAAAGGCAAAGAGCATTTGAAAAAGCAAATTTCTCTAGAATGGCGTCATCTAAATCCAGCTCTGAATTTAACCTGATTTCCCCTCTGTGAAGTTTTGACTGCCccctgtgaaaaggaaaaaaaaaagaaagtattttgtaaatCCTGAAaagcactttaatttttttttgaaaaatgtcaccttaacctgaaactaatacaaaaaaattttaaaaattaaaggaaaaaatacaatattaaagtAATTGactcactctcacacacacacacacacacacacacacacacacacacacacgaaaaatagaaaaatgccaCCTTATAATCTTTATAGATCATTTCGGAAATTTGTATCCAGAgtcttataaatgttttatatgtccTTTGAGCCAtgtctagaaatttatcctaaagaaataaaaggtgcaaagaaaaaactgtatataaAAACTTTTTATGGTCAAATGTTTAATAgttaaaaaacaggaaagaaactaAATGTTTAATAGAATAACAGTTTATTTATAGCAATTCCacacaacaaaaatgaaaaagcatgtttttgaaaaatatttaatggaaaggggaaaaaaaatcacagtatgttgctaagtgaaaaaatgttgaatataaaactatatacagTGTAATCCAAAATTACAGGgatgtggtgggggtggggagcgagATGGGAAGCTATGAAAAACTAAGGTATACGTGTAGAGAACTCTGGAAGGAAGTGGGGagacagggaaaaggaaggaatttgGGAATATACACATCACAAGCCAACAGGAAAAGTATAGAGTAAACCTCCCCAAAAGACGTGAGGCAAGAAGAGATGAACAAAGCAGGGTGGACAAGGAGGCCTGTAGGAGGGCGGAGAGGCAGAATCTGCTCAggtagagggaaaaaagaagagacaagaAAGAGCAGCATTGACAAGACGTTTTATAAATGAGCTTAGCTCACGCACAGTGGGGCAGCAGATACCTGCAATCTTAGGCAGGACTCATGTAACAACTACGTTGGTGGCTGCCAAGGTCTTTTTGAACGAAACCAAATCACTGACTCGGGTCCAAAGAGTTAAGGACTTTACTCCTCCTTAGATAAAaggttgtgagtgtgtgtgcgtgtgtgtgcgtgtgcgtgtgtgtttctGTGGGTGGGTGGAAGAGAGTACCAAGTCAGTAAGTTTGATCTGGAAGGAGAGCACAAAAGAAGAATTTATGGGAATGATACCACAAGGCCAAGtgcttaataattaataaaattctatTAGCGCCTCATTTGTTGTATCAGGGTCACATCCTCACTTTCTTCTGCAGCCACCATGGTGGGCCCAGGCCCTCACTCACTAGCCAGGAGCCCTTGGGCGACACAGAACATCTCTATCTCCTCTGAAAGTTAGTTAATTGCAATTACAGGGTTTTTGTCAGGATTCAATGAAATGATGCGTGAAAAGCagttagcacagtacctggcacagggaGAGTAATTTTGTTGGCTGTTGTTACTTAGCTCTCACTCCATCTAGTCTTTCCACAGCTAGTGTCTCTTCCAAATGTTCTTAAAGCTCTCCTTTCATCACTTCTTTTCTTAATATGAAGACGTCCTATTCCACTAGACACATAACTCCGTGAGGAAAAAGACCTTTCAATCTTCTTCctactgctttctttttctgccctAATATCTCTCTTCAGTTCCCCCTGGCTCAGGAAGGAATCCGCTAGTAGGTTGCCTACCCATATATCGTACCTGAAAATAGTGTGTCAGGACCCCACTTCTTGCAGGCACCCTGTTTCTACAGGTGGTTCTCTTAGACCATCCCCTCATTGTATTTCCTTGTTAAACccaaaatcaatagagaaaaaaatgggttcACTTAAGTGAAAACTTTACTAGATCAATTCGATTGGTTCATTCTGATGAAGGCATAGTATTTTACTTGATTTAAGCTGCTTAGGGAAACTTACATTTTGGGGTTAGACTGTCTATGTTTTAATTTATGGGTGGCCTGAGAAggtaaaaaaataatgtctatcCACTTATAATTATTGTATTGTTTAGGCTTTGTATTTGTACCactaacttttttcttaaaattcgtCTCCAAATTCCTAAGTCATTTATCCCCTCTACCGTCTTACCTCATTATTCCAAATGCCACTTTCATAAATTTGACAAAATGTTGCTTACTCTGTTTTTGTATAGTTAAGCTCTTCATTTTCCCAGTGTACCAATGCAATTTCATAGGGCtgaatttcatgtttttctaGAACTTGCATCACTTGCTTCAtctagaagaaaaggaagagcaacCTGATTATTACACCTGACTCCTTCAGCACAGAAGTGTGTTACCGTGTTAACACATTTTCATTACATTTGATGACATTTCttgttaagtttttaagaaaagatcAATTTGATTTGTGATATTAAACTCATCAGGAAGATATACTCATTTTGTCTTAtttgtaaaacatgtttttacaaagaagaaaacaaaagaagaaaataaaaattatcgtTATCccacaagaagaaaataaaaattatcgtTATCCCACAACCCAGAGAAAACCACTAGTAAAATTACGGTTTGTattctttaaatcttttaaaaaatgtataagtaaCATTCTTCAAACAATTTAagtggggctggcccggtggcttaggtggttggagcgccatgctcctaactccaaggtcgctggtttgattcccacatgggccagtgagctgcgccctctatagcaaagattgtgaacaacagctctccctggagctgggcagctgtgtgctgctgtgccagctgctgagtgctgctgcgGGCTACTGTGAGCGGCccgtggccagtgtgagtggccagcagccatcgtgggCTGCCATAGGCTGCTGTGAGTGACgggcagccagcatgagctgctgtgggctaccgtgtgctgccaggagtggccagtgTCCAACGTGAATGgccagcagccattgtgagcaggcggcagccggcgagagctgctgtgagaggccgACCAAGgactggcaaccaactgcctcagctggagggagcacaaggctcataataccagcatgggccagggagctagactgaaaaacaatggcttgaaccggagtggcaGGGGAAGCAGAAGatggggaaaaagaaatttaaacaaaaaatgataatCTCTGTGCTGTCCGGAACTCCTCCTCAAAGGTAACCATTAAACATGGCGCACAGCCTTCCAGACTTTTTTCTATGTGTGtatcttcatatattttgcttattatatGAAATGGGATCATACTGTGCATGTGAACATTTTCAAAGCTATTCTCCTTAATGCAGgaaccacagtttatttaactgTCCTAATTTCCATCCATGGGAGATGATTTCTATAACCCACTAGTACAAGGTCAAAATGCACCATCCTTATGTGTGTTACTTCATGACCTTGTGGGAATATTTCTTTAGGAATTGCTAGATAAATAGTCATAAGTATGTAAagcagagaatatagtcaatgataaggtaagaactatgtatagtgtcagatggatactagactagtcgggggaatcacttcttaaattatataaatgtctaatcactatgctctacacctgaaattaatacaaaataatattgaatgttaactgtaattgaaaaattaaaaaaggggggaaaaggtgaaggggaataagaagttcaaacaaataagtcatggggatgtagtgtacagcatggggaatatagtcaataatattgtgattgtgTGGTAcgttgtcagatggttgctgggcttatcatggtgagcacttctttagcgatataaatgttgaataactatggtgtatacctgaaactgatataatgtatgttagctatactgttaaataaaaatcttaaaaaaaagacatgcacaattataattttgataaatattgctaAACCGCCCTCCCAAagttttttccaattttagaatCCAAACATTTATGAGAGCATTCTTTAAAAACTGGACATTATTAGCCTTTGACATCTTTGCCACTTCAAATAGCctatttgtattacatttttttcttatatttgttgctcatttatatttccttttctttaggaaaccctctccccatccctaccacggtgtgtgtatgtgtgtgtgtgtgtgtgtgtgtttcctcttaGTAAAACTGGGATGGTACACggtatatttttttaaccagCTCTGctattatattggttatattttgTAACCTGCTCTTTAATTTAACTGT of Rhinolophus sinicus isolate RSC01 linkage group LG05, ASM3656204v1, whole genome shotgun sequence contains these proteins:
- the RMND1 gene encoding required for meiotic nuclear division protein 1 homolog isoform X2; this translates as MHCTAFATADEYHLGNLSQDLASHGYVEVTSLPRDAANILVMGVENSAKEGEPGTIFFFREGAAVFWNVKDKTMKQVMQVLEKHEIQPYEIALVHWENEELNYTKTEGQSKLHRGEIRLNSELDLDDAILEKFAFSNALCLSVKLAIWEASLDKFVESIQSIPEALKAGKKVKLSHEEVMQKMGELFALRHHVNLSSDFLITPDFYWDRENLEELYDKTCQFLSITRRVKVMNEKLQHCMELTDLMRNHLTEKRALRLEWMIVILITIEVMFELGRVFF